A genomic window from Leucoraja erinacea ecotype New England unplaced genomic scaffold, Leri_hhj_1 Leri_492S, whole genome shotgun sequence includes:
- the LOC129693948 gene encoding zinc-binding protein A33-like — protein sequence MAAKDQVDSLTEEIVCPICLDFFTDPVTLECGHNFCRSCITQSWDREGRNSCPECREEFTDRTLRVSRALARLSEKARTLSLNRTEKESKLQCEEHQEELKLFCETDKKLICVICAGGREHRDHRFMLVDEAVETYKDQAKSSIQSLTKKKSEIQRMEQQQKQKISGVLEQSHNLQSKITSQYAELHQILTEKEQRTLADIREEEKKILNTMEKNLGKIQENLNSIQEELLKLQQQMDQKDSVVFLKEETGRKQRVRDEAKPLSVVDEALPIEKFHCPVSFNTALKETSDDFKQVSVTLDVETAHARLEVSEDRKRVRWTGTRRRLPDTGKRFTGWPCVLGSEGFTSGRHYWEVEVAGSRGWSLGVAAESVERKRGVTLTPETGVWSIRRWGDRFDAFTSPPSPLPARPIPGRVGVYLSYESGTVSFYDADTKSHLHTFTGNKFTEKLYPFFGTWDGNNWLRICSGSAPGV from the exons ATGGCTGCGAAAGACCAGGTCGATAGTTTAACCGAGGAGAtagtttgtcccatctgcctggatttcttcaccgatccggTTACACTGGAGTGCgggcacaacttctgccgctcctgtatcacacagagttgggacagggaggggagaaactcctgcccggaatgtagagaggagtttacagaccgcaccctcagggtgagtcgggccttggcgagactgtctgagaaagctcgaacactgagcctgaatcggacagagaaggaaagtaaacttcagtgcgaggaacatcaggaagaactgaagctgttttgtgaaactgACAAGAAGCTGATCTGTGTGATTTGTGCAGGTGGGCGGGAACACAGAGATCACCGCTTCATGCTGGTGGATGAAGCTGTTGAAACCTACAAG GATCAGGCGAAATCTTCCATCCAGTCTCTCACAAAAAAGAAATCAGAGATCCAGCgaatggagcagcaacagaaacagaagatttcTGGAGTTCTG GAACAATCACACAACCTTCAGTCCAAGATCACATCCCAGTATGCTGAACTGCACCAGATTCTCACTGAGAAAGAGCAGCGCACACTGGCAGATATCCGGGAGGAAGAGAAGAAGATTCTGAATACAATGGAGAAAAATCTTggaaagattcaagagaatttaaattccattcagGAGGAACTCTTAAAGTTGCAGCAACAGATGGATCAAAAAGACAGTGTGGTGTTTCTGAAG GAGGAAACTGGTCGCAAGCAAAG GGTTCGTGATGAAGCCAAACCACTGTCGGTGGTAGATGAAGCCTTGCCGATTGAAAAGTTTCATTGCCCTGTTTCATTCAACACAGCACTCAAAGAAACATCTGATGACTTCAAGCAAG tctccgtcaccctggatgtggaaacagcgcaTGCGCGGCTCGAGGTGTCTGAGGATCGGAAGAGGGTGAGATGGACCGGGACCCGGAGGCGTCTCCCTGACACCGGGAAGAGGTTTACAGGCTGGCcgtgtgtgctgggatcggagggattcacatcggggagacattactgggaggtggaggtggcggggagtcggggctggagtctgggagtcgccgcagagtctgtggagaggaagagaggggtcacactgaccccggagactggagtctggagcatcaGGCGGTGGGGTGACAGGTTTGATGCattcacctcccctccatcccctctccccgcccgtcccatccccgggagggtgggagtttatctcagttacgagtccgggacagtttcattttacgacgcggacaccaagtcccatctccacaccttcactgggaataaattcacggagaaactttatcctttcttcgGGACTTGGGATGGAAACAActggctgagaatctgctccggttccgctccgggtgtgtaa